In Solanum stenotomum isolate F172 chromosome 6, ASM1918654v1, whole genome shotgun sequence, one DNA window encodes the following:
- the LOC125868855 gene encoding putative late blight resistance protein homolog R1B-14 translates to MVNLQEMLCLLRDNLIHLPILDLEFHLQDMDSVILDAGLLIYSLYDIEGEKEDTVLDDMNRALGLDLPRNIEPIKVRVYLVMQKAIHCNLSKVHGLGYVDSLLKNLKDFQGHYSHSLAFLKNQLHVIQTEFESMQPFLKVVVEEPHNKLKTLNEDCATQIIRKAYEVEYVVDGCINKVAPHWCLERWLLDIIEEITCIKAKIQEKNTVEDTMKTVITHTSSQLARTPRMNEEIVGFKDVIENLRNRLLNGTKGQDVISIHGMPGLGKTTLANRLYSDRSVVSHFDICAQCCVSQVYSYKELLLALLCDAVGDDSARRKHNENKLADKLRKTLLSRRYLILVDDVWDNSAWDDLRGCFPDANNRSRIILTTRHHEVAKYASVHSDPLHLRMFDEDESWKLLEKKVFGEKSCSSPLLKDVGLRIAKMCGQLPLSIVLVAGILSEMEKEVECWEQVANNLGTHIHNDSRAIVDKSYHVLPCHLKSCFLYFGAFLEDRVINISRLIRLWISESFIKRSEGRSLEDIAEGYLENLIGRNLVMVTQRAISDGKVKACRLHDVLLDFCKERAAEENFLLWLKRDQISTKAVYSHKQHAHLAFTEMDNLVEWSASCSLVGSVLFKNPDSYLYSPAFSTSLILLNFKFLKALDLEHQVVIDFIPTELFYLRYLSASIEQNSIPSSISNLWNLETLILKSTPVGRHNTLLLPSTIWDMVKLRHLHIPKFSPENEEALLENSARLYDLETISTPYFSSVEDAELILRKTPNLRKLICEVECLEYPPQYHVLNFPIRLEILKLYRSKAFKTIPFCISAPNLKYLKLSGFYLDSQYLSETVDHLKHLEVLKLCDLEFGDHREWKVSNGMFPQLKILKLEYLSLMKWIVADDAFPNLEQLVLNGCQDLMEIPSCFMDILSLKYIEVDMSNKSVVKSAKNIEETQVEDNQNTNFKLVIIKVHYWEKLYSA, encoded by the exons ATGGTAAACCTTCAGGAGATGCTCTGCCTTCTAAGAGACAATCTCATTCATCTGCCAATACTAGATCTGGAATTTCATCTTCAAGACATGGATTCTGTTATTCTTGATGCCGGACTTCTTATTTACTCATTATATGATATTGAGGGTGAGAAGGAAGACACAGTATTGGATGATATGAACCGAGCACTTGGTTTGGATCTTCCAAGAAACATTGAGCCTATCAAGGTGAGGGTCTACCTTGTCATGCAAAAGGCAATTCATTGTAACTTGTCAAAGGTTCATGGACTAGGCTATGTCGATTCTCTATTGAAAAACCTGAAGGATTTCCAAGGCCATTATTCCCATTCACTTGCTTTCCTCAAGAATCAACTCCATGTTATTCAAACGGAATTTGAGAGCATGCAACCTTTCCTGAAGGTTGTTGTAGAAGAGCCACACAATAAGCTCAAGACACTGAATGAAGATTGTGCTACACAGATAATTAGGAAAGCATATGAGGTGGAATATGTAGTTGATGGTTGTATTAATAAAGTAGCTCCTCATTGGTGCCTAGAGCGTTGGCTCCTGGATATCATAGAGGAGATTACTTGTATCAAAGCAAAGATTCAGGAAAAGAACACGGTTGAGGATACAATGAAGACTGTCATTACTCATACATCATCACAATTGGCAAGGACACCAAGGATGAATGAAGAAATTGTGGGGTTTAAGGATGTCATAGAAAATTTAAGAAATCGACTACTGAATGGAACCAAAGGGCAAGATGTCATTTCAATTCACGGCATGCCAGGTCTAGGTAAGACGACTTTGGCCAACAGACTCTATTCTGACAGGTCAGTTGTCTCTCACTTTGATATTTGCGCACAATGTTGTGTGTCTCAAGTATATTCATATAAGGAATTGTTATTGGCCTTGCTATGTGATGCTGTCGGTGATGATTCTGCGCGTAGAAAACATAATGAGAATAAATTAGCTGATAAGCTTCGCAAAACTTTATTGTCCCGAAGGTATCTTATCCTTGTTGATGACGTGTGGGACAATAGTGCTTGGGATGATTTAAGAGGTTGTTTTCCAGATGCCAATAACAGAAGCAGAATCATTCTAACAACAAGACATCATGAAGTTGCCAAATATGCTAGTGTTCATAGTGATCCCCTTCATCTCCGTATGTTTGACGAAGATGAAAGTTGGAAGTTGCTTGAAAAGAAAGTGTTTGGTGAAAAAAGCTGCAGTTCTCCTCTCCTAAAAGATGTTGGGCTAAGAATAGCAAAAATGTGTGGACAACTCCCTCTTTCAATTGTTTTGGTGGCTGGTATTCTGTCAGAGATGGAAAAGGAAGTAGAATGTTGGGAACAAGTAGCCAACAATTTGGGTACCCACATTCACAATGACTCAAGAGCCATTGTAGACAAAAGTTATCATGTTTTACCCTGTCATCTTAAGTCTTGCTTCCTTTATTTTGGAGCATTTTTGGAGGATAGAGTTATTAATATTTCGAGGTTAATAAGGTTATGGATATCAGaatcatttataaaaagaaGTGAAGGTAGGAGCTTGGAGGATATAGCAGAAGGTTACTTGGAGAATCTTATTGGAAGAAATCTAGTAATGGTTACTCAGAGGGCCATTTCAGATGGTAAGGTCAAAGCATGTCGCCTTCATGATGTATTACTCGACTTCTGCAAGGAAAGAGCAGCTGAGGAGAATTTTCTACTATGGTTAAAACG GGATCAGATCAGTACCAAAGCTGTTTACTCTCACAAGCAGCATGCTCACTTGGCCTTCACTGAAATGGATAATCTTGTTGAATGGAGTGCGTCTTGTTCACTTGTTGGCTCTGTACTTTTTAAGAATCCTGACTCATACTTATACTCTCCTGCTTTTTCAACTTCactcattttattaaattttaagtttcTAAAAGCATTGGATTTGGAGCACCAGGttgttattgattttattcCAACTGAGCTCTTTTATTTGAGGTATTTATCTGCATCCATTGAACAGAATTCAATTCCTTCAAGCATATCCAATCTTTGGAACCTTGAAACTCTTATATTAAAGAGTACACCAGTTGGGAGACATAACACGCTATTACTACCTAGTACAATTTGGGATATGGTTAAATTGAGACATCTGCATATTCCTAAATTCAGTCCAGAAAATGAAGAAGCATTACTTGAGAACTCTGCAAGACTTTATGATTTGGAAACCATTTCCACTCCATATTTCTCTAGTGTTGAGGATGCAGAATTGATTCTGAGAAAAACACCTAATCTTCGAAAACTGATATGTGAAGTTGAATGTTTAGAATACCCTCCTCAGTACCATGTGTTAAATTTTCCAATACGGCTTGAAATACTAAAGCTTTATCGATCAAAAGCCTTTAAAACCATCCCATTTTGCATCTCTGCACCAAatctcaaatacttgaaactctCTGGCTTTTACTTGGATTCTCAGTACTTATCAGAAACTGTTGATCATCTCAAGCACCTTGAGGTACTCAAACTGTGCGACCTTGAATTTGGTGATCATAGGGAATGGAAAGTGAGCAATGGCATGTTCCCTCAACTCAAAATCTTGAAACTAGAATATTTGTCCTTGATGAAATGGATTGTTGCCGATGATGCCTttcctaaccttgaacaatTGGTTTTGAATGGATGTCAAGATCTTATGGAGATCCCTTCTTGTTTCATGGACATCCTTTCTCTCAAGTACATTGAGGTAGACATGTCCAACAAGTCTGTTGTTAAGTCAGCCAAGAATATAGAAGAAACACAAGTCGAAGAtaatcaaaatactaatttCAAGCTCGTCATCATCAAGGTACACTACTGGGAAAAGCTTTATTCTGCATGA
- the LOC125868251 gene encoding putative late blight resistance protein homolog R1B-17, with protein MYFNNELSDLKDRFLRSLRAQKYPDRINFFLWELKFLDCFLHLQNFAFASECGMLHVSQKMLKIFKRMCATLRCIRPNAGSDNAFAYWKEVICKRLCATLLNTRPDACSDDGFAYWKEVIWKTKQEFRAKYSFPKTPLASNKVDDDDINIHSPKFVMEFIDAVVGNLNVLVKINDPCSLLFVPGPKEQIE; from the coding sequence ATGTATTTCAACAATGAATTGTCTGATCTGAAAGATCGCTTCCTTAGATCACTGCGAGCCCAAAAATACCCGGATCgaataaatttctttctttgggAATTAAAATTCCTTGATTGTTTTCTCCATTTACAGAACTTTGCTTTTGCAAGTGAATGTGGTATGCTACATGTCTCACAAAAAATGCTAAAAATTTTCAAGAGGATGTGTGCTACATTAAGATGCATCCGGCCGAATGCTGGTTCAGATAATGCATTTGCATACTGGAAGGAGGTAATTTGCAAGAGGCTGTGTGCTACCTTACTTAACACCCGGCCAGATGCTTGTTCAGATGATGGATTTGCATACTGGAAGGAGGTAATTTGGAAGACTAAGCAAGAATTCAGAGCTAAATACTCCTTTCCAAAAACACCACTTGCATCCAACAAGGTGGATGATGATGATATCAATATTCATAGCCCCAAATTTGTGATGGAATTCATCGATGCTGTTGTGGGGAATCTCAATGTTCTAGTCAAGATCAATGATCCATGTTCGTTGCTCTTTGTTCCAGGACCCAAGGAACAAATAGAATAA